The Silurus meridionalis isolate SWU-2019-XX chromosome 16, ASM1480568v1, whole genome shotgun sequence genome has a segment encoding these proteins:
- the si:zfos-905g2.1 gene encoding uncharacterized protein si:zfos-905g2.1, whose amino-acid sequence MESAGVGETQQDVLFEVLSHCRFLHAAVQRLEQKIDKLQIQYRKLERSGEVNVAAGGDQLSWSLAQRLGPSPQTKAQKNRTWTQDAAAVVPQSVSGKRSKRRRRRAQRVNRETKVEDAGAPRDNEKKKKRLRKPRKRHAEDRAEPEAHREAGE is encoded by the exons ATG GAGAGCGCAGGAGTCGGTGAAACCCAGCAGGACGTTCTGTTCGAGGTCCTCAGTCACTGCAGG TTCCTGCATGCAGCAGTGCAGAGGCTCGAGCAGAAGATCGACAAACTTCAGATCCAATACAGGAAGCTGGAGAGGTCAGGAGAG GTGAATGTAGCAGCAGGAGGAGATCAGCTCTCCTGGTCCCTTGCTCAGCGTCTCGGACCTTCACCTCAGACGAAAGCACAGAAGAACCGTACATGGACGCAGGACGCAGCAGCTGTCGTCCCTCAAAGCGTCAGTGGGAAGAGGAGCAAGCGCAGGAGACGCCGAGCTCAGAGAGTCAACAGAGAAACTAAAGTGGAGGACGCAGGAGCTCCACGAGATaacgagaagaagaagaagcgtCTGAGAAAGCCACGGAAACGTCACGCTGAAGATAGAGCTGAACCTGAGGCGCATCGAGAAGCAGGAGAATGA
- the nhsa gene encoding LOW QUALITY PROTEIN: Nance-Horan syndrome protein (The sequence of the model RefSeq protein was modified relative to this genomic sequence to represent the inferred CDS: deleted 2 bases in 1 codon), with amino-acid sequence MPFAKRTVEPQRLCRSADTGQEVSPLLDDLCAVSNAALSRTVRQLSDVARHAGSLFHELERELAVTDRRLRDLREKVRRVERSTEELDHKQETVPVSSLDVESKLSEHFQSAWQLHRNVFIPSSRPPCVEELHHNTKQSLRALHRDQQQRKEVSERERRMTLLIATPTLTSPSHHTLHTFESIRSSSPTECCHFSSWSRQVSSDADSVSLGNRSRIPIPNVPSPLDTQTNWSVALPLPTPEDQMKSQSQAVVSCVIPIDVTGAGFDRDASVRCSLAYSQSVLQRRRKLRRRKTITGFPRQVHQDLDSDDSPVASEQAVVVHSSTEACKEDLALAHLSTRDSGCQTEDFLIAVVAPSRRRIRAQRGQSATFPISHSTGNIPSLPDGSDTMFSASIDSQLRSRSLPREGIRIIDKLRIDCDDEEDGDLSPFEEEEFLLVPVEDTLKDEEESTEQVQPERQLDSFNQHPESPEHMWMQRGRSRLSCKTDEISSSSDTFSSPLHSNTGALGSQMDHKEDHQSSSGNWSGSSSTCPSQTSETIHPASSPPLTHCDSELSLNTALHISEDSPEPYSVQDHRSESFASTTTDMLDEVGVGTGSEADWSYPQRSHNRFSPDHSRGRESSLECPSFVSIATIESLDKPSSDKADTMSHFSVDAEGYYTSMHFDCGLKSTKSFTHNYASVDQQKEEYSGHTSIGRCNLSLKKPKIKPSPPQRCSSLKKISSHAELASVTSEPKITLEQDITKSSKDRNSPILPCDQREDEVLTKAWGGQISNQIPGVALLGSTDKQSLIKNEETVQSDFAELWLVNDLKSNDNYRSLSNSCTPIGTTVIESVKSQESSESQSGSRATTPSLPSVEADFRLLSPEKLVNLASPSSGYSSQSETPTSSSAFFPNPNPLSPIGGKRKPKVPERKSSLTSLQKCTPEKDLELPIIPPTHLDLSALHSGKKPLSHRNHIHVLNNSKHKVAISTTENVEPSSTSPLEITPMMLHSVQLHSVGKLGEENHDLTSTDASTRPKRPTMSMLNETRKPPPYRPLTTESLTQDNGEFMFTPKDGPEFGSLPKISFTKNRFDRIAPAPFWSMTAFNKISEQANQDDMMVDISESPKVPSEPENVLLKAVWKKQDQEVRLELTEETTKTELPPGHDGSLCTRSEKFDQVPDLILHSSLDSSEIRDISNPKEESESSGGPTRSASQETMGEVSTPDTEDYFSKESTPSEPVESPLTDELAPEEDSVFLSPSKARTTDDLFAMIHRSKRKVLGRKESKGDTAILSSLSASIATSPVTSPSSPLTPTSSQRASSQIYRSVKKSNTSNEEFKKLLLKRGSRSESSFRISATEILKSPVTSRTYSEPLSEGTKLPEGFPSPFQPQSPEETSEVLHSPYPKANVEGFSTKVFSSSRQGRSRLPPAANSSRYSTRSRFYTSPMQAISEGETENSDGSPHDDRSS; translated from the exons CTGTTTCGAGTTTGGATGTTGAGAGTAAACTCAGTGAACATTTCCAGTCGGCTTGGCAGTTGCACAGAAACGTCTTCATCCCGTCGAGTCGGCCGCCGTGTGTCGAGGAGCTTCACCACAACACCAAACAGAGCCTGAGAGCTCTACACCGAG accAGCAGCAAAGAAAGGAAGTCAGTGAGCGAGAGCGAAGGATGACCCTCTTGATAgccacacccacactcacatcCCCCTCCCATCACACACTTCACACG TTTGAAAGCATCCGATCCTCCTCCCCTACTGAATGCTGTCACTTCTCTAGCTGGAGCAGACAG GTGAGCTCGGATGCTGATTCCGTGTCTTTAGGAAACAGATCTCGGATCCCGATTCCCAACGTTCCGTCTCCACTGGACACTCAGACCAACTGGAGCGTCGCTCTGCCATTACCGACTCCGGAGGACCAGATGAAGAGCCAATCACAGGCCGTCGTGTCCTGCGTGATTCCCATTGACGTCACAG GGGCTGGGTTCGACAGAGATGCCAGTGTTCGCTGCTCACTAGCCTACTCACAGTCAGTGCTACAGAGGAGACGGAAGCTGAGAAGACGGAAAACGATCACGGGCTTTCCCAGACAAGTCCATCAAGACTTAG ACTCTGATGATTCTCCTGTGGCCAGTGAGCAGGCCGTGGTAGTGCACTCCAGCACTGAAGCTTGCAAGGAGGACCTCGCACTCGCCCATCTCAGCACCAGAGACTCCGGCTGCCAGACGGAAGACTTCCTGATCGCTGTTGTTGCACCATCTCGTAGACGGATTAGAGCTCAGAGGGGTCAGAGTGCGACTTTCCCGATTTCTCATTCCACAGGAAACATACCGTCCCTGCCAGACGGTTCGGATACCATGTTTAGCGCCTCTATCGACTCCCAGTTACGCTCACGTAGCCTTCCTCGAGAAGGCATCCGAATAATCGACAAGTTGCGAATCGATTGcgatgatgaagaagatggagatctttcaccatttgaagaagaagaattccTTCTGGTACCAGTAGAAGACACACTAAAGGATGAGGAGGAGAGTACTGAGCAGGTGCAGCCTGAGAGGCAGCTAGATAGCTTCAACCAGCATCCCGAGAGCCCAGAGCACATGTGGATGCAGAGAGGTCGGTCCCGTTTATCTTGTAAAACTGATGAGATCTCATCCAGTTCGGACACCTTCAGTAGCCCTCTTCACTCTAACACTGGAGCTTTGGGAAGCCAGATGGACCACAAAGAAGACCACCAGTCTTCCAGCGGAAACTGGAGTGGCAGTAGTTCAACGTGCCCTTCGCAGACATCAGAGACGATTCATCCTGCTtcctcaccaccactcacacactgtgaCTCTGAGCTGTCTCTAAACACAGCTCTTCACATTTCTGAGGACTCTCCTGAGCCATACTCTGTTCAGGATCACCGATCAGAATCGTTTGCTTCCACTACAACTGACATGCTTGATGAGGTCGGAGTTGGCACGGGAAGCGAAGCTGACTGGAGCTATCCTCAACGCAGTCACAACAGGTTCAGCCCTGATCACTCTAGGGGAAGGGAGAGCAGCCTAGAGTGCCCAAGCTTTGTTAGCATAGCCACGATCGAGAGCTTAGATAAGCCTTCCTCTGACAAGGCTGACACCATGTCGCACTTCTCTGTGGACGCAGAGGGCTACTACACCTCCATGCACTTTGACTGTGGtcttaaaagtacaaaaagttTCACACACAACTATGCATCTGTCGACCAGCAAAAGGAAGAGTACAGCGGTCATACATCAATTGGGAGATGCAATCTTTCTCTGAAGAAGCCAAAGATCAAGCCATCGCCTCCACAACGCTGCTCTTCGTTAAAGAAAATTAGCAGCCATGCCGAATTAGCTTCTGTAACGAGTGAACCAAAGATAACACTAGAGCAGGACATAACGAAGTCTTCCAAGGACAGGAATTCACCAATTTTGCCTTGTGACCAGCGAGAGGATGAGGTGCTCACAAAGGCCTGGGGTGGACAGATTTCTAATCAGATTCCAGGTGTGGCTCTGCTTGGTTCTACAGACAAACAGTCcttaataaagaatgaagaaaCTGTGCAGTCAGACTTCGCAGAACTCTGGCTTGTGAATGACCTGAAGTCCAACGATAATTACAGATCTTTGTCAAACTCCTGCACCCCTATCGGGACAACGGTCATTGAATCTGTGAAGTCACAAGAGAGCTCAGAGTCTCAGTCTGGCTCGAGGGCTACCACTCCATCACTGCCTTCTGTGGAAGCTGATTTTAGACTGCTCTCCCCAGAGAAGCTGGTAAACCTAGCGTCTCCTTCCAGTGGCTATTCGAGCCAGTCTGAGACACCAACATCTTCATCTGCCTTTTTTCCAAACCCCAATCCTTTGTCTCCCATTGGTGGAAAGAGGAAACCAAAGGTCCCAGAAAGGAAGTCATCCCTCACTTCGCTGCAGAAGTGCACACCCGAAAAGGATCTCGAGCTACCCATTATACCTCCCACCCACCTTGACCTAAGTGCTCTTCACAGTGGCAAAAAGCCTTTATCACACAGAAACCATATCCATGTTCTTAACAATAGCAAACACAAAGTGGCTATAAGCACAACTGAAAATGTTGAACCTAGCAGCACCAGTCCTTTGGAAATCACCCCTATGATGCTTCATTCTGTCCAGCTACATTCGGTTGGCAAACTTGGCGAAGAAAACCATGATCTTACTTCGACAGATGCCTCCACTAGACCCAAGAGGCCCACTATGAGCATGCTCAATGAGACCAGGAAGCCTCCACCTTATAGACCACTCACCACTGAATCCCTCACACAAGATAACGGTGAATTCATGTTTACTCCTAAAGATGGACCAGAATTTGGAAGTCTGCCAAAGATTTCCTTTACAAAAAACAGATTTGACAGGATTGCCCCAGCACCATTTTGGAGCATGACTGCCTTCAACAAAATATCTGAGCAAGCGAACCAGGATGACATGATGGTCGACATATCAGAGAGTCCAAAGGTACCTTCTGAACCAGAGAACGTTCTCCTCAAAGCAGTATGGAAAAAG CAGGACCAGGAAGTAAGGCTTGAATTAACTGAAGAAACGACAAAAACAGAACTACCACCGGGCCATGATGGTTCACTCTGTACAAGATCTGAGAAATTTGACCAAGTGCCTGATTTAATTCTTCACTCATCGCTGGACTCATCAGAGATTAGGGATATAAGCAATCCTAAAGAGGAATCAGAGTCATCAGGTGGTCCAACCAGAAGTGCCTCACAGGAGACCATGGGGGAAGTGTCTACACCTGATACAGAGGATTACTTTAGCAAAG AATCCACACCTAGTGAACCTGTAGAATCTCCTTTGACGGATGAATTAGCACCTGAAGAAGACAGCGTTTTCCTTTCTCCTTCTAAAGCTCGTACAACCGATGATCTCTTCGCCATGATTCACAG GTCTAAAAGGAAAGTCCTCGGGCGAAAGGAATCTAAAGGAGACACGGCCATTCTGAGTTCTCTGAGTGCTTCCATTGCCACCTCTCCTGTCACCTCCCCGAGTTCCCCTCTAACGCCAACAAGCTCCCAACGAGCATCGAGCCAAATCTACAGGAGCGTCAAAAAGTCCAACACCTCCAACGAGGAATTCAAAAAGCTCCTCCTTAAAAGGGGAAGTCGCTCCGAATCAAGCTTTCGCATATCAGCTACTGAGATCCTAAAAAGTCCAGTCACATCAAGAACTTACAGTGAACCCCTTTCAGAAGGTACGAAACTCCCGGAAGGCTTTCCGTCGCCGTTTCAGCCGCAGTCTCCAGAGGAAACATCTGAGGTCCTTCACAGCCCCTACCCGAAAGCCAACGTGGAGGGGTTCTCCACAAAAGTATTTAGTTCTTCCAGACAAGGTCGTTCAAGGTTACCACCAGCTGCAAACAGCAGTCGTTACAGCACACGCAGCCGGTTTTACACCAGTCCCATGCAGGCTATTTCTGAAGGGGAAACGGAAAACTCAGATGGAAGTCCACATGATGATCGTTCTTCCTAA
- the zgc:113423 gene encoding uncharacterized protein zgc:113423 isoform X1: MRSAPLSVRVEGGTVQFFFCTQTIIHPPCKPSPPSRRNSERNSRSNRVSEKTRGNTGIMSSHDDWETKLEIRACSFEASPAGGDKHADCSSPQGSSGKSEMSPEIFGNDPLRTLGEILAYCQVMYEAIQKLDEKFELLQARVTHIQEDQIHVEEDQSEIYTLDDTETVQINDESAETTYHVLHHQGPLSVPPSPEGSRTLKLVISSETPTCSSVSPQSQTQQSTSTTTPGRAVREMLFQQRNVSKDHPNTDAGHAASPQTMRKILQQHRKNPDPQRHNVNTGSRKFVIPSSVLMMASAMARPTAAARFLMRSLFTRQELLHGSIRGHTARGLKKLNPEKIHAIREWAQVTYPEHDLREKGKDWKACLTVMNEGARHVRLKDRKRKGKAVRDTSERTASVHEFKPEPTAEIDVELSGGESEDLQQTAAFKPKREADEELLLESDYEQEAQAYLGQPDREVKVPQLALYSASQRPNPALAARHLIRFMFPEEVLVQSNVYGNAKYGILPLDHNKISALREYLCERFPYMKLDEDGPNWKACVYAINGAIRKTRHTLKKCHRLAQDDTPMTS, translated from the exons ATGCGCAGTGCGCCGCTCAGTGTCCGCGTGGAAGGAGGAACTGTGCAGTTTTTCTTCTGTACTCAAACCATCATCCACCCTCCGTGCAAACCTTCACCGCCCAGTAGGAGGAACAGCGAGAGGAACAGCAGGAGCAACAGAGTGAGTGAGAAGACCAGAGGAAACACTGGGATCATGTCTTCACACG ATGACTGGGAGACTAAACTGGAAATTAGGGCGTGTAGTTTTGAAGCGAGTCCAGCAGGGGGAGACAAACACGCAGACTGCAGCTCCCCTCAGGGCTCCTCT GGTAAAAGTGAGATGTCGCCGGAGATCTTCGGCAACGATCCTTTAAGAACTCTGGGAGAAATCCTCGCCTACTGCCAG GTCATGTATGAGGCCATTCAGAAGCTGGATGAGAAGTTTGAGTTGCTGCAGGCCAGAGTGACGCACATCCAGGAAGATCAGATACATGTGGAGGAGGACCAGTCTGAG ATTTACACGCTGGACGATACGGAGACTGTCCAGATTAACGACGAATCAGCAGAAACAACCTACCATGTTCTCCATCACCAAGGTCCTCTCTCAGTTCCTCCATCTCCTGAAGGTTCAAGAACCCTAAAGCTTGTCATTAGCTCAGAAACACCCACATGCTCCTCAGTGTCTCCTCAGAGTCAGACCCAGCAGTCCACTTCGACCACCACACCAGGTCGAGCTGTGAGGGAAATGCTCTTTCAGCAGCGAAACGTTTCGAAAGATCATCCCAACACGGACGCTGGACACGCGGCATCTCCACAAACCATGAGGAAAATCTTACAGCAGCATCGCAAGAATCCTGATCCTCAGAGACACAACGTAAACACAG GAAGCAGGAAGTTTGTGATCCCCAGCAGTGTTCTGATGATGGCCAGTGCGATGGCGAGACCGACGGCCGCCGCTCGCTTCCTCATGCGCAGCCTCTTCACCAGACAGGAGCTGCTGCACGGGAGCATTCGAGGACACACAGCTAGAGGATTGAAGAAACTtaacccagaaaaaatccacGCTATACGAG AGTGGGCTCAGGTGACGTACCCTGAACATGACCTGCGTGAGAAAGGTAAAGACTGGAAGGCCTGCCTCACTGTGATGAATGAAGGAGCCAGACACGTTCGACTGAAAGACAGAAAGCGTAAA GGTAAAGCAGTAAGAGACACGAGCGAACGAACGGCGTCGGTCCACGAATTCAAACCCGAGCCCACGGCGGAGATCGACGTGGAGCTGTCAGGCGGCGAGAGCGAAGACCTTCAGCAGACGGCTGCATTTAAACCCAAACGAGAGGCCGATGAAGAGCTGCTGCTGGAAAGCGATTACGAGCAGGAGGCTCAGG CGTATCTGGGTCAGCCGGACCGGGAGGTGAAGGTGCCTCAGTTAGCGCTATACTCAGCATCACAGAGACCCAACCCTGCGCTCGCAGCTCGCCATCTCATCAGGTTCATGTTCCCAGAGGAAGTGCTGGTGCAGAGCAACGTGTACGGAAACGCCAAGTACGGCATCCTGCCACTGGACCACAACAAGATCTCAGCTCTGAGGG agtatcTGTGCGAGCGGTTCCCCTACATGAAGCTAGACGAGGACGGACCCAACTGGAAGGCGTGTGTGTATGCCATCAACGGAGCCATCCGGAAAACCAGACACACCTTGAAGAAGTGCCACAGACTGGCACAAGACGACACGCCGATGACATCAtga
- the zgc:113423 gene encoding BEN domain-containing protein 2 isoform X2 — MSPEIFGNDPLRTLGEILAYCQVMYEAIQKLDEKFELLQARVTHIQEDQIHVEEDQSEIYTLDDTETVQINDESAETTYHVLHHQGPLSVPPSPEGSRTLKLVISSETPTCSSVSPQSQTQQSTSTTTPGRAVREMLFQQRNVSKDHPNTDAGHAASPQTMRKILQQHRKNPDPQRHNVNTGSRKFVIPSSVLMMASAMARPTAAARFLMRSLFTRQELLHGSIRGHTARGLKKLNPEKIHAIREWAQVTYPEHDLREKGKDWKACLTVMNEGARHVRLKDRKRKGKAVRDTSERTASVHEFKPEPTAEIDVELSGGESEDLQQTAAFKPKREADEELLLESDYEQEAQAYLGQPDREVKVPQLALYSASQRPNPALAARHLIRFMFPEEVLVQSNVYGNAKYGILPLDHNKISALREYLCERFPYMKLDEDGPNWKACVYAINGAIRKTRHTLKKCHRLAQDDTPMTS, encoded by the exons ATGTCGCCGGAGATCTTCGGCAACGATCCTTTAAGAACTCTGGGAGAAATCCTCGCCTACTGCCAG GTCATGTATGAGGCCATTCAGAAGCTGGATGAGAAGTTTGAGTTGCTGCAGGCCAGAGTGACGCACATCCAGGAAGATCAGATACATGTGGAGGAGGACCAGTCTGAG ATTTACACGCTGGACGATACGGAGACTGTCCAGATTAACGACGAATCAGCAGAAACAACCTACCATGTTCTCCATCACCAAGGTCCTCTCTCAGTTCCTCCATCTCCTGAAGGTTCAAGAACCCTAAAGCTTGTCATTAGCTCAGAAACACCCACATGCTCCTCAGTGTCTCCTCAGAGTCAGACCCAGCAGTCCACTTCGACCACCACACCAGGTCGAGCTGTGAGGGAAATGCTCTTTCAGCAGCGAAACGTTTCGAAAGATCATCCCAACACGGACGCTGGACACGCGGCATCTCCACAAACCATGAGGAAAATCTTACAGCAGCATCGCAAGAATCCTGATCCTCAGAGACACAACGTAAACACAG GAAGCAGGAAGTTTGTGATCCCCAGCAGTGTTCTGATGATGGCCAGTGCGATGGCGAGACCGACGGCCGCCGCTCGCTTCCTCATGCGCAGCCTCTTCACCAGACAGGAGCTGCTGCACGGGAGCATTCGAGGACACACAGCTAGAGGATTGAAGAAACTtaacccagaaaaaatccacGCTATACGAG AGTGGGCTCAGGTGACGTACCCTGAACATGACCTGCGTGAGAAAGGTAAAGACTGGAAGGCCTGCCTCACTGTGATGAATGAAGGAGCCAGACACGTTCGACTGAAAGACAGAAAGCGTAAA GGTAAAGCAGTAAGAGACACGAGCGAACGAACGGCGTCGGTCCACGAATTCAAACCCGAGCCCACGGCGGAGATCGACGTGGAGCTGTCAGGCGGCGAGAGCGAAGACCTTCAGCAGACGGCTGCATTTAAACCCAAACGAGAGGCCGATGAAGAGCTGCTGCTGGAAAGCGATTACGAGCAGGAGGCTCAGG CGTATCTGGGTCAGCCGGACCGGGAGGTGAAGGTGCCTCAGTTAGCGCTATACTCAGCATCACAGAGACCCAACCCTGCGCTCGCAGCTCGCCATCTCATCAGGTTCATGTTCCCAGAGGAAGTGCTGGTGCAGAGCAACGTGTACGGAAACGCCAAGTACGGCATCCTGCCACTGGACCACAACAAGATCTCAGCTCTGAGGG agtatcTGTGCGAGCGGTTCCCCTACATGAAGCTAGACGAGGACGGACCCAACTGGAAGGCGTGTGTGTATGCCATCAACGGAGCCATCCGGAAAACCAGACACACCTTGAAGAAGTGCCACAGACTGGCACAAGACGACACGCCGATGACATCAtga